The following are encoded together in the Balaenoptera acutorostrata chromosome 9, mBalAcu1.1, whole genome shotgun sequence genome:
- the LOC103020091 gene encoding diphthamide biosynthesis protein 3-like isoform X2, whose product MAVFHDEVEIEDFQHDEDSEKYFYPCPCGDNFCITKDQFTCGETVPTPSTNEELVKC is encoded by the exons ATGGCGGTGTTTCACGACGAGGTGGAGATTGAGGACTTCCAACATGACGAGGACTCAGAGAAGTACTTCTACCCCTGCCCATGTGGGGATAACTTCTGCATCACCAAGG ATCAGTTTACATGTGGAGAGACAGTCCCAACCCCTTCCACCAATGAAGAACTAGTTAAATGTTGA
- the LOC103020091 gene encoding diphthamide biosynthesis protein 3-like isoform X1, whose amino-acid sequence MAVFHDEVEIEDFQHDEDSEKYFYPCPCGDNFCITKEDLENGEDVATCPSCSLIIKVIYDKNQFTCGETVPTPSTNEELVKC is encoded by the coding sequence ATGGCGGTGTTTCACGACGAGGTGGAGATTGAGGACTTCCAACATGACGAGGACTCAGAGAAGTACTTCTACCCCTGCCCATGTGGGGATAACTTCTGCATCACCAAGGAAGATTTGGAGAATGGGGAAGACGTGGCAACATGCCCTAGCTGCTCTCTCATTATAAAAGTGATTTATGACAAAAATCAGTTTACATGTGGAGAGACAGTCCCAACCCCTTCCACCAATGAAGAACTAGTTAAATGTTGA